The Candidatus Aegiribacteria sp. nucleotide sequence AGGACGGCTTGCGCAGTTTCCCCAGCAGAGGGCTACGGAATGTGTTCCGGGAAGGGAGGAGTGTTCTCCGTATCCGTATTCCATACTCAGGGAAGAAAGAGACAATTCAAGGGCTGCCCAGAATCTTGCGGGGCTGGTTTTTATTCCGGTAGCGATGCTTATCATGGGTGAAGGCGAGAAAGCGGTGTGAAAGGTGTATTCGATATCGAGCTCTTCCTGTCTTCCAGCGCCTGCTGCACAGACGATATTTTCAACCGGAACCACGCCAACAGCAAGCTCAAGGGAATGGGGGGCGGACGGGTCTCCGGAGGAGCCCAGATCGGTTCGGAGTACGCTTCTGTACAGTGCTGTTCCAAAAACACCATCAGCGGGAGTCCATACGGCGGATATATCGGCGGAAAACCCCGTTGCTCTGCTGTATCCGCTTATCTGAAGCCTTCTGATGGAGACAGAGGTGCCAAGAGCAACACCGTTCATCAGTTTCCAGGCCACCGCGGCCTCAGCGGTGGCTTCCGAATAGGATTCGTCACCTGAGAGGGAAATAGCGGCTCCCAGAACGTATCGGCTGAACACGCAGCATCCAGCGATTGCTGTTCTATCAAGCCTTTTTAAGCCGTACGGCCGCGCAGCCGAGATTGTTATTCCGTGCCCCTCCAGAAGAGCCATGCATGCCGGATTGGATGTGAGGACAAGAGGGGTCCTGGGAAATAGTGTAGACGCGACCCCTCCCTGCAGCCAGGGGGATTCGAAGACAGGTTCAAAAGCTGCCATTCCCTCGGTGCAGATAATGACCGAAGCTGTCAGAAGAACCGTTAAAATTCTCATACTCAGAGTTTACGCATTAATCGGGATACTTTCAAGGGCCGCGATATGCAATGGTTGACAATCGGCCATTAAAACTTATGTCTATCGTGTTGTTAAATTATTTGGTCGGTAACCCGGCTTGATCTTCACTACAGGAGATAACAGATGCGCTCTGAGGAGGCACCCGCGAATAAGCGGGGAAGGTGCAGGCTTACGCATCTGGCCTGCAAGGTATTAGAAAAAAGATTTCCGAATGTCACGGACCCTTTCGAAGAATGGCTTCCGTCGAGGCCGGACTGGATCCATGAACTTCCTGATATTGATATACTTCAGCGTGAGTTGATGGAACTGAAAAGGCGCGGAGGGAAAGTCGTTCTTTACGGGCACGATGATATGGACGGTATCACCGGTATCTACATAGGTATGAGGATACTTGAGGGTGAAGGCTACACGGTTGTACCCATAATGCCCAGGAGAACAACCGATGATTACGGCCTTCTTCCAGACAGAATGGAGGGTGTGCTGCTCCCCGGCGACCTTCTTCTTACCGTAGACTACGGGTGTTCAGCAGTATCTGGTGTTAAATGGGCGCTTGATCTTGGCGCCAGGATAGTTATAACAGATCACCATACGCTTCATTATCCATTGCCTCCTGCCCATGGAATGATAAATCCACAGAGAGTGGGTGCTCCGGCAACTTACCTGGCCGGCTGTTCGGTTCTGTATGCAGCTCTTGTTTCCATATATCCGGAATGGGAGAATGAGGCTGAACTTCTTACCGCTGTTGCGCTTGGGACCGTATCTGACCGCGTACCGCTTCTGGGATGGAACAGGTACCTGCTTGAGGAATTCAGGAAGGTGAACGCCGACGAGCTGGAAGGCGGACTTGCAGTGCTTGCTGAAGTATGGCCGGCAAGGGAAACAGCCTGGACAGGATCCATGGTTCGCCATGCCATCACTTCGGTAGTGGGCAAAGGCGAAGACTCGGGAATAGAGTTCCTCCTTGATTTCATGAGGGATGATAATTACAAACGGTGCCGCAAAATATGGAAAAGACTTAAGAAAAGCAGCAGACGGAGAGCCCATACTCTATCGGAGATCTTCTCAAAGGCGATAGTGAACAGGGATGACCAGGCTTCAGCTTACGGTATGAACCTTGTTTATCTTGATAGCATCCCGGACGGCATGGGGGGAACACTCGCGAGTAAACTGAGCAGGATAACTCACAGGGGAACAATAATCGTATCTCCAAGGGAGGGCGGCAAACTCTCGGGAGAAGCCCGTTCCTATGGGGATTGGGACATGGCTGATTTTCTTGTGAGCATGGGAGAGGTGTTTACCAGTGCCGGCGGGCACAGGATGGCCGCGGGATTCAGCTGTGAGGGCCTTAGCTGGAGCGAGCTTCGCGAGCTTCTTCTTTCGAAGATGATGGATTATCCGGTGGATCCTGTGCCGATACCGCATATCGATCTTGTTGTTGATGAACTTCCGTATCCGGAGGAGTTTTTGTGCCTTGCCCCCTTTGGCGGGGGATTCCTGCCTCCGGCGGTGAAGAAGGATACGATGAGGTACCTGCTGAACGTCGGTGAAAGTTCCGTAAGCTGGTTCATAACCGAGGAAAGCGGAGACTAACGGGGTCGGACGCAACTTCTGGTCACTTGCAAAATTACAAATTGCTAAATAAAACGTACTGGTATTGAAGATCGGAGACTGATGAGGTACATTGTTACAGGGGCTGCAGGTTTTATAGGAAGCCATCTTTCCAGGCAGCTTCTGTCGGAGGAGAAAGATGTTATCGCGGTTGATATTTTTCGCGATTACTACCCACCGGAGTTGAAAAGGGCGAATATCGCCGATTTATTAAAGAATCCTTCTTTCAAGCTTTTTGAACAGGATCTGTCCGAGGAAGACATGTCATGGCTCGACATGGTTGTTGATTCTTCCGAGGAAATAACCGTATACCACCTCGCAGCACAGGCAGGGGTAAGGAAAAGCTGGGGCGAGGAATTCCTTCAATATACGACTGACAATATAATAGCGACGCAGAACCTCCTGGAATGGTCTATGAGAAGAGGAAACGTAAAGAATTTCATATACGCTTCCTCCTCGTCCGTATACGGACGAGTTACGGATTTGCCCATGGTGGAGGACAGCACGATACCGATGCCCGATTCCCCCTATGGTGTTACAAAACTTGCCGCGGAGAACCTTGTAAGACTGTACACCAGGAACCACGGTCTGCCTAGTGTTTCCCTCAGGTTTTTTACTGTCTACGGTCCCGGACAGAGGCCCGATATGGCTTTTTCAATCTTTTTCGAGGCCATCAGGGAGGGAAGACCTTTGAGAATATTCGGAGATGGAAGCCAGACGAGGGACTTTACATACGTGGGCGATGTTGTACGTGGACTGAGACTCTCTGAAAAATGTACCGACGGAAGAGCAATGAACCTTGGAGGAGGCAATACGCTTCCTCTGCTTGAGGCAATTGCTGTTCTTGAGAAGGCAGCCGGGAAGAAAGCTGAATTGGAAAATTTGCCAGTTCAGCCGGGAGATGTCCGCGATACCTTCGCATCCACCGAGCTGCTTTTTAAAACAACAGGCTGGAAACCCGCCACTCCCCTGCTCGAAGGCCTCCGCCAGCAATTCCGGAGCCGGGGTTAGAAACTACCTACGCCGTTTATGGTGATATCATTGTTATCACGGGGCTGTATTCGCCATTCGTTTTCGTTGTAGAAAAGTGGGCCCTGTACATCAACCGTGTCACCCACATTGGGTTCGGTGAAGTCACCCCGGGTACCCATGTAGCAGCTGCCGCTTCCGTCATCGATCTCGTAGCTGTGCTCGTTCTTTGTAAGAACAATAGCATTGGTCACTGAAACCAGTACGCCTTCGTACTGCTCATCGCAGACCTGGCCGGTTGTGAGTGCGATTGGGTTGGGGATTGTATGCCCGGTTGAGATAACATGGACATCGGAAAGGTAAGTGAGTTCCGTCATGCCGAAGTCCTCCTGAACGGTACCCGATACTGTAATACTGTCAGCCCTTACCATTGTATCGGTACTGTCTCCGTAGAGAACAAGACCTGTCCATGGACCACCCGTGGCATCACATATGACAGCAAATCTTCCGTATAACACATTTCCACCTGTAGTTACTATCCCCGTTACCGAAACCTCATGGCCAACATAGGGTGATGATGTCTGCTGTCCCTGGATCTCGTAGCATGTAAGGTAATCACTGCAGGGGGTAACAACTTCCACCTCATTGCTCCATACGGTGTTGTTGCTGGTATTTCTCGTATTTAAGGAGTA carries:
- a CDS encoding ComEA family DNA-binding protein codes for the protein MRILTVLLTASVIICTEGMAAFEPVFESPWLQGGVASTLFPRTPLVLTSNPACMALLEGHGITISAARPYGLKRLDRTAIAGCCVFSRYVLGAAISLSGDESYSEATAEAAVAWKLMNGVALGTSVSIRRLQISGYSRATGFSADISAVWTPADGVFGTALYRSVLRTDLGSSGDPSAPHSLELAVGVVPVENIVCAAGAGRQEELDIEYTFHTAFSPSPMISIATGIKTSPARFWAALELSLSSLSMEYGYGEHSSLPGTHSVALCWGNCASRPSSLHLSESEEQEEEPDVQFPFDINTATEEQLQLIPGIGPSKASAIASWLRQNGPVSSVNDLQAVPGIGPSMLEVLNEYLVAE
- a CDS encoding DHH family phosphoesterase, producing MRSEEAPANKRGRCRLTHLACKVLEKRFPNVTDPFEEWLPSRPDWIHELPDIDILQRELMELKRRGGKVVLYGHDDMDGITGIYIGMRILEGEGYTVVPIMPRRTTDDYGLLPDRMEGVLLPGDLLLTVDYGCSAVSGVKWALDLGARIVITDHHTLHYPLPPAHGMINPQRVGAPATYLAGCSVLYAALVSIYPEWENEAELLTAVALGTVSDRVPLLGWNRYLLEEFRKVNADELEGGLAVLAEVWPARETAWTGSMVRHAITSVVGKGEDSGIEFLLDFMRDDNYKRCRKIWKRLKKSSRRRAHTLSEIFSKAIVNRDDQASAYGMNLVYLDSIPDGMGGTLASKLSRITHRGTIIVSPREGGKLSGEARSYGDWDMADFLVSMGEVFTSAGGHRMAAGFSCEGLSWSELRELLLSKMMDYPVDPVPIPHIDLVVDELPYPEEFLCLAPFGGGFLPPAVKKDTMRYLLNVGESSVSWFITEESGD
- a CDS encoding NAD-dependent epimerase/dehydratase family protein; amino-acid sequence: MRYIVTGAAGFIGSHLSRQLLSEEKDVIAVDIFRDYYPPELKRANIADLLKNPSFKLFEQDLSEEDMSWLDMVVDSSEEITVYHLAAQAGVRKSWGEEFLQYTTDNIIATQNLLEWSMRRGNVKNFIYASSSSVYGRVTDLPMVEDSTIPMPDSPYGVTKLAAENLVRLYTRNHGLPSVSLRFFTVYGPGQRPDMAFSIFFEAIREGRPLRIFGDGSQTRDFTYVGDVVRGLRLSEKCTDGRAMNLGGGNTLPLLEAIAVLEKAAGKKAELENLPVQPGDVRDTFASTELLFKTTGWKPATPLLEGLRQQFRSRG